The following nucleotide sequence is from candidate division KSB1 bacterium.
GCTATTGCGCTGGTTGTGGCGGCCATGGCGCTCACCCCGCCCTGGGTCCGAGCCCAGAGCCAGATAAGCGGCTACGTCTTCGGGGACTACTACTTCATCGTCCAAAATCATCGCAAAGAGTTGGATGGGCAGAACGGTTTCTGGATCCGCCGGGTCTACCTCACCTATGATCGCAAGCTGGCGGGTACGGTGAGTAGCCGCCTGCGCTTCGAAATGAACCACCCGGGCAATTTCTCCTCCGGAGCAGCAACGCCCTACGTTAAGGACGCCTACCTAAATTGGAAATTCGGAAGCCACCAGCTACTCCTGGGTATTTCGCCTTCCCCGGCCTTCGCCAAGATCGAGGACATCTGGGGCTACCGCGCGGTCGAAAAGACCCCCCTTGACCTGCACAAGATCGCAGACTCGCGGGACTTCGGTGTCGCCCTCAGCGGAAGCCTGACCGGAGATCAGAAGGTAGTGTACCACGCGATGGTCGGCAACGGTACCGGTGTCGGCGCCGAGAACGACAAGGGCAAGAATCTGATGCTCGCGCTGGGCCTGCGTCCAACCCCCAGGCTTTTCGCCGAGCTCTACGGCGCCCGTAACACATATTCGGAAGACCACAGCACACGTACCCTTCAAGCGTTCGTGAGCTACCAGACAGAGAATTTCCGCCTCGGCCTGCAGTGGGCCGACTACCGCGAGAAGCCGCGCTTGGCGAACGAGCGTATCCGCATCGCGTCGGGCTTCGGCGTGGTCCGCCTGGGAGAGAACCTTTTCGCCCTCGCCCGCGTGGACCGGCTGCTGGACCCCAATCGCAACGGCGACCGCATCAGCTATCTCCCCTTCGACCCTCTGGCCAAGTCCACCCTCCTGATCCTAGGACTGGACTGGGGGCGATCGAGCACCGTCCGCTTCCTGCCCAACGTGGAAATCATCCGCTACGACAAGCGGCCAAGTGGGGTGCGCCCGAGGATGGACGTGGTCGGCCGTCTGACGCTGTACTTCTCCCTCTAACCACGTAACCGACTGGAGACCCAGCGTCCCGGAGGAAGTCGATCTCCGGGACTTTTTGTTCCTTCCCCAACGAACAGCTGATAGCTCCCGCACATTCGCCAGGGCCGAGCCGGCGACACCTGCTGCGGCCTGATCACCTGAATCCGCCGACCTCCAGATAAGGCGGGGCCAGGATTGGGTCCGCGCAGCGTTCGGGAGACGGCCCGGTGCGTCCCAAAGGCAGCCGCACCGAAGGACAACCGCCCCCCTCAGCAAAATCGTCTCGACTCCCCCTCGCCACGAGAGTCCGTTCTCTCACAGGGTGGCGGATGGAAGCTGCCTCTTCATCTCTGTGTGCCATTTCCAGAGCAGGAAGACAGCCGGGTAGACGAGGAGCTCCATTCCGAAACTGGTGAAGATGCCCCCCACCATGGGGGCGGCAATGCGCTTCATCACGTCTGCGCCCGTCTCGTGTGTCTGGGCCCACATGATAGGCAATAGGCCGATGAAGGTGGTCAGGACGGTCATCATTTTCGGCCGTACCCGTCTAACCGCACCCTCAAGAATAGCCTCTTTCAGGTCGGCCAGGGAGCCGAGAAGTCCCTGTCGCCGGCGCTCCTCGTAGGCGAGATCGAGGTAGAGGAGCATAATGACACCGGTCTCTGCGTCCACCCCGAGCAAGGCGATGATCCCCGCCCACACGCCGATGCTCATATTATAGCCGAGCAGGTAGAGCAGCCATACCGCCCCTACGAGCGAGAAGGGGACCGCCAGAAGCACGATAAAGGTCTTGGCGAACGAATGCGTGTTGAAGTACAGGAGGAGGACAATAATGAACAGGGTAAGGGGCAC
It contains:
- a CDS encoding efflux RND transporter permease subunit yields the protein VPLTLFIIVLLLYFNTHSFAKTFIVLLAVPFSLVGAVWLLYLLGYNMSIGVWAGIIALLGVDAETGVIMLLYLDLAYEERRRQGLLGSLADLKEAILEGAVRRVRPKMMTVLTTFIGLLPIMWAQTHETGADVMKRIAAPMVGGIFTSFGMELLVYPAVFLLWKWHTEMKRQLPSATL